From Cellulophaga lytica DSM 7489, a single genomic window includes:
- a CDS encoding winged helix-turn-helix transcriptional regulator: MNLIGTKWKPLILFHLLDEDLRSGVLQKKISGISNKMFTQTVRELEKDKLVFRKIYPVVPPKVEYGLTKRGKSLEQILRSLDQWGLKDYQELKE, from the coding sequence ATGAATTTAATAGGAACAAAGTGGAAGCCATTAATCCTTTTTCATTTGTTAGATGAAGATTTACGATCTGGAGTACTACAAAAGAAAATTTCTGGAATCTCTAACAAAATGTTTACACAAACAGTAAGGGAGTTAGAAAAAGACAAACTGGTTTTTAGAAAAATATACCCAGTAGTACCACCAAAAGTAGAATACGGATTAACAAAGAGAGGGAAATCTTTAGAACAAATTTTAAGAAGTTTAGACCAGTGGGGTTTAAAAGACTATCAAGAGCTTAAAGAGTAA
- a CDS encoding VOC family protein yields MKNNKDYPKSFSHIGITVPDINKAVDFYSKVMGWYVIMPPSKVKKEAETAIGQMCIDVFGEDWTEFDIAHLSTSDGIGVELFSFPHGVKEAPEFSPFNTGLFHFCIQDPNIEELIAKIVANGGKQRMPIREYYPEDKPFKMCYVEDPFGIVFEIYTHSYELTYSSGAYAK; encoded by the coding sequence ATGAAAAATAATAAAGATTATCCTAAATCATTTTCGCATATAGGAATAACTGTTCCAGATATAAATAAAGCTGTAGATTTTTACTCTAAAGTTATGGGTTGGTATGTAATTATGCCGCCATCAAAAGTAAAAAAAGAAGCAGAAACAGCTATTGGTCAAATGTGTATAGATGTTTTTGGTGAGGACTGGACAGAGTTTGATATTGCACATTTATCTACATCTGACGGAATTGGTGTAGAATTGTTTTCATTTCCTCACGGAGTTAAAGAAGCTCCAGAATTTAGTCCTTTTAATACTGGTTTATTTCACTTTTGTATTCAAGATCCAAATATTGAAGAACTAATTGCTAAAATTGTAGCAAACGGTGGTAAACAAAGAATGCCAATTAGGGAATATTATCCAGAAGACAAACCTTTTAAAATGTGTTATGTAGAAGACCCTTTTGGAATTGTTTTTGAAATATATACCCATAGCTATGAGTTAACATACTCCTCTGGAGCGTATGCCAAATAA
- a CDS encoding glycosyl transferase family 90 has product MELKRLSYKHKNSKIKYYGKNYLRQLIPVSFYQKKLQKKLNSINSLSKDEIEEINTRVNYYNKLETPFNLSEEAKRFDELELKKGSKEYFFDVYEYGRYFKQSLKAHFLFGDITKVYKEPAFVKSRPVGNNNQNSILLKWNKVRHFMFVKKDKVPFAKKKNILVSRGQIFKSQPHRIKFLEMYFNHPMCDIGMVNTHKIIEKWKVNRMTISEKLHYKFVLCLEGNDVASNLKWVMSSGSLAVMPKAKFETWFMEGTLIPDYHYVAIKEDFSDLEEKLQFYIDNPNKAQEIVKNANAYVQKFKNKQREDLISLLVMNKYFEKTNQY; this is encoded by the coding sequence ATGGAATTAAAAAGGTTGTCTTATAAGCATAAGAATAGTAAAATTAAATATTACGGAAAAAACTATTTAAGACAGCTTATACCTGTAAGTTTTTATCAGAAAAAGTTACAAAAAAAACTGAATAGCATTAATAGCTTAAGTAAAGATGAAATTGAAGAAATTAATACTAGAGTAAACTATTACAATAAGTTAGAAACTCCTTTTAATTTATCTGAAGAAGCAAAAAGATTTGATGAGTTAGAGCTAAAAAAAGGTTCTAAAGAATATTTTTTTGATGTGTATGAATATGGGAGGTATTTTAAGCAGTCTTTAAAAGCCCATTTTTTATTTGGTGATATTACAAAGGTATACAAAGAACCTGCATTTGTTAAAAGTAGACCCGTTGGTAATAATAATCAAAACTCTATTTTATTAAAATGGAATAAGGTTAGACACTTTATGTTTGTTAAAAAAGATAAAGTACCTTTTGCTAAAAAGAAAAATATTTTGGTTAGTCGCGGTCAAATTTTTAAATCACAACCCCATAGAATTAAATTTTTAGAAATGTATTTTAATCATCCTATGTGTGATATTGGTATGGTAAATACTCATAAAATTATAGAGAAATGGAAAGTGAATAGAATGACTATTTCTGAAAAACTTCATTACAAATTTGTTTTGTGTTTAGAAGGTAATGACGTTGCTAGCAATTTAAAATGGGTAATGTCTTCTGGCTCATTAGCTGTTATGCCTAAAGCCAAATTTGAGACTTGGTTTATGGAAGGTACTCTTATACCAGATTACCATTATGTTGCTATAAAAGAAGATTTTTCTGATTTAGAAGAAAAACTGCAATTTTATATAGATAACCCAAATAAGGCACAAGAAATTGTAAAAAATGCCAATGCTTACGTGCAGAAATTTAAAAACAAACAGAGAGAAGATTTAATATCTCTTCTTGTTATGAATAAATATTTTGAAAAAACCAATCAGTACTAA
- a CDS encoding GNAT family N-acetyltransferase, translated as MKNYKAFETDRLYIKPTTEEDAEFIFQLLNSPKWLKYIGNRNVNNISDAKTYIKEKILPQLYQLGFSNYTVIRKEDNVKIGSCGLYNRDGLEGIDIGFAFLAEYEKKGYAFEATNALKHTAFSTFNLKEISAITTKNNINSQNLLVKLGFKLTGTTTLPNDDEVLLLFKISNN; from the coding sequence ATGAAAAATTATAAGGCATTTGAAACAGATAGGTTGTACATTAAACCTACTACAGAAGAAGATGCCGAATTTATTTTTCAACTTTTAAATTCTCCTAAATGGTTAAAATACATTGGTAACCGAAACGTAAACAATATTTCTGATGCTAAAACGTATATAAAAGAGAAAATACTACCTCAGCTTTACCAATTGGGCTTCTCTAACTATACCGTTATTAGAAAAGAAGACAATGTTAAAATTGGCTCTTGTGGTTTGTATAACAGAGACGGTTTAGAGGGTATAGATATAGGTTTTGCTTTTTTAGCAGAATATGAAAAAAAAGGGTATGCTTTTGAAGCTACCAATGCTCTAAAACATACTGCTTTTTCTACATTTAATTTAAAAGAAATTAGTGCTATTACCACTAAAAATAATATCAATTCTCAAAATTTACTGGTAAAATTAGGTTTTAAATTAACAGGAACCACAACCTTACCTAATGATGATGAAGTGCTGTTACTTTTTAAAATAAGTAACAATTAA
- a CDS encoding phosphatase PAP2 family protein encodes MRLGFILLLLLCSFTGSAQQLNKPTDSTTIWKTFKYDANSSWRGIKHSVTRPLHWKGKDFAKFGSLFVGTAIIATADRQTSDFFINQEQHLPHAVKEFGFYFAKPQYYFALNAGVYGVGLFTKNEQIRKTGVLIISSSITAGYLQIMARSAFGRARPYSGKDPYTFKPFEGTEEYFSFPSGHTVLGMTVAHSIAKQVNNTWAKVGIYTVGSVPAISRMVNGSHWLSDVAFGAAFSIFVVDGIDKFLFKEKLYDYPIKPKLVTWNLKFSGSQIGIVGTF; translated from the coding sequence ATGCGTTTAGGTTTTATACTATTGTTACTTTTATGTTCATTTACTGGTTCTGCTCAGCAACTAAACAAACCTACAGATAGTACCACTATCTGGAAAACTTTTAAGTATGATGCCAACTCATCATGGCGTGGCATAAAACACTCTGTAACTAGACCATTACATTGGAAAGGAAAGGACTTTGCTAAGTTTGGGAGCCTATTTGTTGGTACTGCTATAATTGCAACTGCAGACAGGCAAACTAGTGACTTTTTTATAAACCAAGAACAACACTTGCCACACGCTGTAAAAGAATTTGGTTTTTACTTTGCTAAACCACAATACTACTTTGCATTAAATGCAGGTGTTTACGGAGTAGGCCTATTTACAAAAAACGAACAAATACGAAAAACAGGTGTTTTAATTATTTCTTCATCTATTACTGCTGGGTATTTACAAATTATGGCGCGTTCTGCCTTTGGGCGCGCAAGACCATATTCTGGTAAGGACCCTTATACTTTTAAACCTTTTGAAGGAACAGAAGAATACTTTTCTTTTCCGTCTGGACATACAGTTTTGGGTATGACGGTAGCACATTCTATTGCAAAACAGGTAAACAATACTTGGGCAAAAGTTGGCATTTATACTGTGGGTAGTGTGCCAGCAATTTCTAGAATGGTAAACGGATCTCATTGGTTAAGTGATGTTGCCTTTGGTGCTGCATTTAGCATTTTTGTTGTAGATGGTATTGATAAATTTTTGTTTAAAGAAAAGCTGTACGACTACCCTATTAAACCAAAATTAGTTACTTGGAATTTAAAATTTTCTGGTAGTCAAATTGGTATTGTTGGTACTTTTTAA
- a CDS encoding TetR/AcrR family transcriptional regulator, which produces MARKKQYNEEEVIKKAMGLFWRNGYESTTVRMLEKEMGINQFSIYSSFKNKQGVFLESVKYYKKQINTIKNKLKASNNGIVGIKQYFYDFIEFSSEGKLRKGCLVTNTVNEVKEEEEPEVIIELKKFANEIRDLFVSNLKQDDKKSNTLVQQQADYLMNAILGLSIASKVFTKEQLNNIIEVTFTNL; this is translated from the coding sequence ATGGCACGTAAAAAACAATATAACGAAGAAGAAGTAATAAAAAAAGCTATGGGCCTTTTTTGGCGTAATGGCTATGAGTCTACTACTGTTCGTATGTTAGAAAAAGAAATGGGTATAAACCAATTCTCTATCTACTCTAGTTTTAAAAACAAACAAGGTGTTTTTTTAGAAAGCGTTAAATACTACAAAAAACAAATTAATACTATTAAAAATAAACTTAAAGCATCTAACAACGGCATTGTTGGCATTAAGCAATATTTTTATGATTTTATTGAGTTTTCAAGCGAAGGAAAACTACGCAAAGGATGCCTTGTAACCAATACAGTAAATGAGGTTAAAGAAGAGGAAGAACCTGAGGTAATAATAGAGCTTAAAAAGTTTGCCAATGAAATTAGAGATTTATTTGTAAGCAATTTAAAACAAGACGACAAAAAGAGTAACACCTTAGTACAACAACAAGCAGATTATTTAATGAATGCAATTTTAGGCTTGTCTATAGCATCTAAAGTGTTTACTAAAGAGCAATTAAATAATATAATAGAAGTTACATTTACAAACCTGTAA
- a CDS encoding carboxymuconolactone decarboxylase family protein, translating to MTTLKVHNIESAPEAAKPLLEKSKKAYGMIPGLHGVLASSPQILEAYQTLHELFTQTSFNEAELTVVWQAINVEHACHYCVPAHTGIAKMMKVDDAIIDALRDETPLEDAKLEALRTMTLAIVKNRGNVSKEELDAFYAAGYGEQHVLEIILGLSQKVISNYTNHIANTPVDEAFQKFSWSKK from the coding sequence ATGACAACTTTAAAAGTACACAACATTGAGTCTGCACCAGAAGCTGCAAAACCATTACTAGAAAAATCTAAAAAAGCGTATGGTATGATACCTGGTTTACACGGGGTATTAGCTAGTTCTCCACAAATTTTAGAAGCTTACCAAACATTGCATGAGTTATTTACTCAGACTTCTTTTAACGAAGCTGAGCTAACTGTTGTATGGCAAGCAATTAATGTAGAACACGCTTGTCATTACTGTGTTCCTGCACATACAGGTATTGCTAAAATGATGAAGGTTGATGATGCAATTATTGATGCCTTACGTGATGAAACTCCGTTAGAAGATGCAAAATTAGAAGCTTTGCGTACAATGACTTTAGCTATTGTTAAAAATCGTGGTAATGTTTCTAAAGAAGAGTTAGATGCTTTTTATGCTGCTGGTTATGGAGAACAGCACGTTTTAGAAATAATTTTAGGTTTATCTCAAAAAGTAATTAGTAATTACACAAACCACATTGCTAATACACCTGTAGATGAAGCTTTCCAAAAATTTTCTTGGTCTAAAAAATAA
- a CDS encoding EthD family reductase, whose protein sequence is MIKVSVMYPNGKDVEFNANYYKTKHLPMVVNALGDALKGLELDLGIASRVPGEPAPYVAIAHLKFNDIESFQASFAPHAKTFAADVVNYSNVQGELQISELITF, encoded by the coding sequence ATGATAAAAGTATCTGTAATGTATCCAAATGGCAAAGACGTAGAGTTTAATGCCAACTATTACAAAACAAAGCATTTACCAATGGTTGTAAATGCGCTAGGAGATGCACTAAAAGGGCTAGAATTAGACCTAGGTATAGCAAGTAGAGTTCCTGGAGAACCAGCACCTTATGTGGCAATTGCTCACTTAAAATTTAATGATATTGAATCTTTTCAGGCTTCTTTTGCACCACACGCCAAAACATTTGCTGCAGACGTAGTAAATTATAGTAACGTACAAGGAGAGTTGCAAATTAGTGAACTAATTACATTTTAA
- a CDS encoding DsbA family oxidoreductase — protein sequence MSNKIKIDVVSDVVCPWCAIGYKRLEQAITEMGIQDKIELEWQPFQLNPNMPTNGQDLEEHITEKYGSTPEQQQESQERMTDFGAELGFKFDYFKGMRMANTFDAHVLLEYAKENGKQTQLKMRLMNAFFGERKDVSNRDILKQELETVGLNTSEAFALLDSQDKRTKVKSDEDYWKSLGVNSVPTVVFNRKSALTGAQPVAVYKQVLTELLES from the coding sequence ATGAGTAATAAAATAAAGATTGATGTTGTTTCTGATGTTGTTTGCCCTTGGTGTGCCATTGGATACAAACGCTTAGAACAGGCTATTACAGAAATGGGTATTCAAGATAAGATAGAACTAGAATGGCAACCTTTTCAATTAAATCCTAATATGCCTACTAATGGTCAGGATTTAGAAGAGCATATTACAGAAAAATATGGCTCTACTCCAGAACAGCAACAAGAGTCACAAGAACGTATGACAGATTTTGGAGCTGAACTTGGGTTTAAATTTGATTATTTTAAGGGAATGCGTATGGCAAATACTTTTGATGCACACGTATTGTTAGAATATGCTAAAGAAAACGGAAAGCAAACACAATTAAAAATGCGCTTAATGAATGCCTTTTTTGGCGAACGCAAAGATGTTTCTAACAGAGACATTCTTAAACAAGAGCTAGAGACTGTTGGCCTAAATACCAGTGAAGCTTTTGCTTTATTAGACAGCCAAGACAAAAGAACTAAGGTTAAGTCTGATGAAGATTATTGGAAAAGTCTAGGTGTAAACTCTGTACCTACCGTAGTTTTTAACCGTAAAAGTGCATTAACAGGTGCGCAACCTGTAGCTGTTTATAAACAAGTATTAACTGAGTTATTAGAATCTTAA
- a CDS encoding L-dopachrome tautomerase-related protein, with protein sequence MKKLSYIIVICILFISCKEKKSNTTNDSLLNTTNTTANTPIKVASFKGQQVTGVTVSNKGRIFVNFPRWRKGVTNSVVEISGNNHSPFPNKEWNSWKIGDPVSPNKFVGVQSVVASNDFLYVLDTRSPLFQEVLDAPRVFVFNIKTKNLEHAYILNNVTYHPNSYINDLRVDHKKNKIYFTDSGNSGLVILDLKTEKFTRVLDNHSSTKAEVDFLTFNSKKWTNTVHSDGIALDTKNDKLYYHALTGYSLYSIPTAALTLKDSIALEKEVTFEAKTSAPDGMIFDNKGYLYYADLENDKIMYRKPDGSTYILLEGYAVKWADTFSIYNNYLYYTNSRINEVSADISAMNFTVYKIKLPK encoded by the coding sequence ATGAAAAAACTAAGCTACATAATTGTAATTTGTATTTTATTTATATCCTGTAAAGAAAAAAAATCTAATACCACCAATGATAGTTTATTAAACACAACCAACACTACTGCTAATACACCTATTAAAGTTGCCTCTTTTAAAGGACAACAAGTTACTGGTGTTACGGTAAGTAACAAGGGGCGTATTTTTGTAAACTTTCCTAGATGGAGAAAAGGTGTTACTAATTCTGTAGTGGAAATTAGTGGAAACAACCACTCCCCTTTTCCAAACAAAGAATGGAATTCTTGGAAAATTGGAGATCCTGTTTCTCCTAACAAATTTGTAGGCGTACAATCTGTTGTTGCTTCTAATGATTTTTTATACGTTTTAGATACTAGAAGTCCACTTTTTCAAGAGGTTTTAGATGCGCCAAGAGTATTTGTGTTTAATATAAAAACCAAAAACTTAGAACACGCTTATATTTTAAATAATGTCACTTATCACCCTAACTCCTATATTAATGATTTAAGAGTAGATCACAAAAAAAATAAAATATACTTTACAGACTCTGGCAATTCGGGCTTGGTAATTTTAGATTTAAAAACAGAAAAGTTTACCAGAGTTTTAGACAATCATTCTTCTACAAAAGCAGAAGTAGATTTTTTGACCTTTAACTCTAAAAAATGGACAAATACTGTACATTCTGATGGTATTGCATTAGACACAAAAAATGATAAGTTATACTACCACGCACTTACTGGTTATAGTTTGTATAGCATACCAACTGCTGCTTTAACGTTAAAAGATAGTATTGCTTTAGAAAAAGAAGTCACTTTTGAAGCTAAAACTAGTGCTCCAGACGGAATGATTTTTGACAATAAAGGCTACCTGTACTATGCAGATTTAGAAAATGATAAAATTATGTACCGTAAACCAGATGGCAGCACATATATTTTACTAGAAGGATACGCTGTAAAATGGGCAGATACATTTAGTATTTACAACAACTATTTATACTATACCAACTCTAGAATTAATGAAGTTAGTGCAGATATATCTGCAATGAATTTTACAGTTTATAAAATTAAACTACCTAAATAA
- a CDS encoding haloacid dehalogenase type II, whose product MKYTLAFDVYGTLINTSSVLVSLEKLLGKDTAKPFMDTWRDKQLEYSFRRGLMDKYTDFSICTDNALNFACKKFNVTLSCEQKEALLNEYTVLPAFDDVKDALEDLKTAGHRLFAFSNGSKEAVTKLLKTASIFNYFEDVISVENVKMFKPSPIVYDYFLESTNAKKEESWLISSNNFDVIGSKMFGMHSAWVQRTPDAIMDPWGIEPTTTIHNLTELVKNL is encoded by the coding sequence ATGAAATATACCTTAGCTTTTGATGTATATGGTACACTAATAAATACCTCTTCTGTACTTGTATCTTTAGAAAAACTATTAGGGAAAGATACCGCTAAACCATTTATGGATACTTGGCGAGATAAGCAATTAGAGTATTCATTTAGAAGAGGTTTAATGGATAAGTACACAGATTTTTCAATATGCACAGACAATGCCTTAAATTTTGCTTGCAAAAAGTTTAATGTTACTTTAAGCTGTGAACAAAAAGAGGCTCTTTTAAATGAATATACTGTGCTACCTGCCTTTGATGATGTTAAAGATGCATTGGAAGATTTAAAAACTGCAGGACACAGGTTATTTGCTTTTTCTAACGGCAGTAAAGAAGCCGTTACTAAACTGCTTAAAACAGCTAGTATTTTTAATTATTTTGAAGACGTAATTAGTGTTGAAAATGTAAAAATGTTTAAACCTAGTCCTATTGTATATGACTATTTTTTAGAAAGTACTAATGCTAAAAAAGAAGAAAGCTGGTTAATATCTAGTAATAATTTTGATGTTATTGGTTCTAAAATGTTTGGTATGCACTCTGCTTGGGTACAACGTACACCAGATGCTATTATGGATCCTTGGGGAATAGAACCTACTACTACAATACACAACTTAACAGAATTAGTTAAAAATTTATAG
- a CDS encoding aspartate/glutamate racemase family protein: MINKTIGIVGGVGSYAGIDLIKKVYDLTEAKSDQEHLPVSMLSVPHKIIDRTKYLLGETDVNPGIAISEIIATLIASGSNIIAIPCNTAHAKPIFNLIEKSIPESCILVNLIEEVGLYIATKHPEITRVGVLGTTGTILAKVYPDVLAKYNIEVIQPSEDIQNLFVHPSIYDANYGIKAFSNPVNQKAKENLSMAATYLSRKGAQAVILGCTEIPLAIQSEKIEDSLIIDATTVLASALIRESKKTEASKTAIY, translated from the coding sequence ATGATAAATAAAACAATTGGTATAGTAGGTGGTGTTGGTAGTTATGCAGGCATAGACTTAATTAAAAAGGTTTATGACCTTACAGAGGCAAAATCAGACCAAGAACATTTACCTGTTTCTATGTTATCTGTACCTCATAAAATAATAGATCGTACTAAATATTTATTAGGAGAAACAGATGTTAATCCTGGTATAGCCATATCAGAAATTATAGCAACATTAATAGCTAGTGGTTCTAATATTATAGCAATTCCTTGTAACACTGCTCATGCTAAACCAATTTTTAATTTAATAGAAAAAAGCATACCAGAGTCTTGCATACTTGTTAACCTTATTGAAGAAGTTGGCTTATATATAGCTACAAAACACCCAGAAATTACAAGGGTTGGAGTTTTAGGTACAACAGGTACTATTTTGGCAAAAGTATATCCAGATGTTTTGGCCAAGTATAATATAGAAGTTATTCAACCTTCAGAAGATATTCAAAATTTGTTTGTTCATCCTTCTATATATGATGCCAACTATGGTATTAAAGCTTTTTCTAACCCTGTTAATCAAAAAGCAAAAGAAAACCTTAGTATGGCAGCAACATACTTGTCTAGAAAAGGTGCGCAGGCTGTAATTTTAGGATGCACAGAAATTCCGCTTGCCATACAGTCTGAAAAAATAGAAGATAGTTTAATTATAGATGCTACAACAGTTTTAGCTAGTGCATTAATTAGGGAGTCTAAAAAAACTGAAGCTTCAAAAACAGCTATATATTAA
- a CDS encoding FUSC family protein: MQKKITTYLKTIELFLKGSSFYRGIVLTISVVIPLAFFYLIGQIEYAPSIVLGAFLNAPSDVPGSLKRKINGILIGIALTLIVTTVILFTKPVFTLLLIAIAILSFLIALISAYGFRASLVSFSGLLAIVLGLAVKKTEITEIWQHIGLLGVGGLWYLVVSLVSGWISPKKDVDQLLSDTSALTGKYLKIRAKILTKPAKRDKFSTKALVIQTQISDKHETLRELLLKDRKRSGRSLSNEKRLLIFISLVDIFELALANNLDYSKIDSLFELQKHHLKSFKKMNKVMGNHLIALSELLLKKGELPDISLLNKTLKECNKSINAYIEEVKLPKARDGAITLRNLHDYQKQLLAEIKAIRRVLNNSENVSKVLLKTQESKQFLTLQEYKFNILLQHFSLKSPMLRHALRLSLAIIFGFVIGSILDIKNAYWIVLTIIVIMRPNYGLTKERSKNRIIGTIIGAVIATIIVLITQNTIVYMVLAVLSLTFAFSLIQQSYKAGAAFITLNIVFVYALLDPNAFSVIQYRVIDTVIGAGIAVFANYIIFPSWEYKNLDTVILKVILSNRDYLEATKKLYHDKEHNSLEYKVYRKEAFLAMSNLNAAFQRLTQDPKSKQKQSVLIYDIVTLNHTMLSAIASIGSYILNHKTTPASKEFDIIVFSINNSLKNSALTLEQVNFTADEEEHHVNKAQQKLLKDFDALALARDKDIEAGKTEIDEDTLLNLQESHLISNQLVWLKTLSENLSKVTAKYTDVFK, encoded by the coding sequence ATGCAAAAAAAAATTACTACATATTTAAAAACTATAGAGCTCTTTTTAAAAGGGTCTAGCTTTTATAGAGGTATTGTACTTACAATATCTGTTGTTATACCTTTAGCTTTTTTTTATTTAATAGGACAAATAGAGTATGCTCCTTCTATAGTTTTAGGTGCTTTTTTAAATGCACCAAGTGATGTTCCTGGTAGCCTAAAACGAAAAATAAATGGTATTTTAATTGGTATTGCATTAACCTTAATTGTAACTACTGTAATCCTTTTTACCAAACCAGTTTTTACCTTATTACTTATAGCCATTGCTATTTTAAGCTTTTTAATAGCTTTAATTTCTGCCTATGGGTTTAGAGCCTCTTTGGTTTCTTTCTCTGGCTTATTAGCTATTGTACTTGGCTTGGCTGTTAAAAAAACAGAGATTACAGAAATTTGGCAACATATAGGTTTACTAGGTGTTGGTGGCTTATGGTATTTGGTTGTTTCATTAGTCTCTGGATGGATTTCTCCTAAAAAAGATGTAGACCAACTATTGTCTGACACCTCTGCGCTTACTGGAAAGTATTTAAAAATTAGAGCTAAAATTTTAACCAAACCTGCTAAAAGAGATAAGTTTTCTACCAAAGCCTTGGTTATACAAACGCAAATAAGCGATAAACACGAAACACTAAGGGAATTACTATTAAAGGATCGTAAGCGTTCTGGTAGGTCTTTATCTAATGAAAAAAGACTACTTATTTTTATTTCTCTGGTAGATATTTTTGAGCTCGCTTTAGCCAATAATTTAGATTATTCTAAAATAGATTCTCTTTTTGAGCTACAAAAACACCATCTAAAATCGTTTAAAAAAATGAATAAAGTAATGGGTAACCACCTTATTGCTTTATCAGAATTATTACTTAAAAAAGGAGAATTACCAGATATTTCTTTACTCAATAAAACACTTAAAGAATGTAACAAATCTATTAATGCTTATATAGAAGAAGTAAAACTACCAAAAGCAAGAGATGGTGCTATTACATTGCGCAACTTGCATGATTACCAAAAACAACTTTTAGCCGAAATTAAAGCTATTAGACGTGTTTTAAATAATTCAGAAAATGTATCAAAAGTTTTACTAAAAACACAAGAATCTAAACAGTTTTTAACGCTACAGGAATATAAGTTTAATATTCTTTTACAACACTTTAGCTTAAAATCGCCTATGCTTAGGCACGCACTAAGGTTATCATTAGCTATTATTTTTGGGTTTGTAATTGGTAGTATTTTAGATATTAAAAATGCCTATTGGATTGTGCTTACCATAATAGTAATTATGAGACCTAATTATGGTTTAACCAAAGAGCGCTCTAAAAACCGTATTATAGGTACTATTATTGGCGCCGTAATTGCAACTATAATAGTACTTATTACACAAAACACTATTGTTTATATGGTTTTGGCTGTACTATCTTTAACCTTTGCTTTTTCATTAATACAGCAAAGTTACAAAGCTGGCGCTGCTTTTATTACTCTTAATATTGTTTTTGTATATGCATTATTAGATCCTAATGCTTTTTCTGTAATTCAGTATAGGGTAATAGATACCGTTATTGGTGCAGGTATAGCAGTATTTGCTAACTATATTATTTTTCCTAGTTGGGAGTATAAAAATTTAGATACTGTTATATTAAAAGTTATCCTTAGTAATAGAGATTATTTGGAAGCCACTAAAAAACTCTATCATGATAAAGAACACAATTCTTTAGAATATAAAGTTTATAGAAAAGAAGCCTTTTTAGCAATGAGCAATTTAAATGCGGCTTTTCAACGATTAACTCAAGACCCAAAATCTAAACAAAAACAATCTGTTTTAATTTATGATATTGTTACCTTAAACCACACAATGTTATCTGCAATAGCATCTATAGGCAGCTATATTTTAAACCATAAAACTACTCCTGCATCTAAAGAGTTTGATATTATTGTGTTTAGCATTAATAACTCTTTAAAAAACTCTGCATTAACTTTAGAGCAGGTGAATTTTACTGCAGATGAAGAAGAACATCATGTAAACAAAGCGCAACAAAAACTATTAAAAGATTTTGACGCTTTAGCATTGGCCAGAGATAAAGATATTGAGGCAGGTAAAACAGAAATTGATGAAGATACTTTGCTAAATTTACAAGAATCTCACCTAATATCTAACCAATTAGTGTGGCTTAAAACCTTATCAGAAAATCTAAGCAAGGTAACAGCTAAATATACAGACGTTTTTAAATAG
- a CDS encoding ArsR/SmtB family transcription factor, whose amino-acid sequence MNIKLATEIGKCLSNQTRVQIMEWLKKPEANFPPHETLKHFNDGVCVTYIQEKSGLSQSTISTYLTNMEKCGLLVVTKHGKWSYFKRNEKIIKEYTSFIS is encoded by the coding sequence ATGAATATTAAATTAGCAACAGAAATAGGAAAATGTTTATCTAACCAAACCAGAGTTCAAATTATGGAGTGGTTAAAAAAACCTGAAGCTAATTTTCCACCACACGAAACTTTAAAACATTTTAATGATGGAGTTTGTGTTACATATATTCAAGAAAAATCTGGACTTTCTCAATCTACCATTTCTACCTATTTAACTAATATGGAAAAATGCGGATTGCTTGTGGTTACCAAACACGGAAAATGGTCTTATTTTAAACGAAACGAAAAAATTATTAAAGAGTATACTAGTTTTATAAGTTAG